From Cannabis sativa cultivar Pink pepper isolate KNU-18-1 chromosome 8, ASM2916894v1, whole genome shotgun sequence, a single genomic window includes:
- the LOC133030088 gene encoding zinc finger BED domain-containing protein RICESLEEPER 2-like, translating into MWTANHQKMGYMAVTAQFIDDSWNLHSQILSFKYVPCPHDAPALLEAQRSCLNDWKIEDKISTVTLDNCTANDAMIDLLKGQFEPDSFILKGNVAYWSGTPKRHEKFEDTARQLGVPYTKKISLDCVTRWNSTFLMLSTALSYKTVFERARLRELRLSCAPSEIDWQNAQHLCDKLELFHEVT; encoded by the exons atgtgGACTGCAAATCATCAGAAGATGGGATATATGGCTGTAACAGCTCAGTTTATTGATGATTCGTGGAACTTACACAGtcaaatattaagttttaagtaTGTTCCGTGTCCTCACGATGCTCCAGCACTACTTGAGGCCCAAAGATCTTGTCTTAATGATTGGAAAATAGAAGACAAGATCAGTACAGTGACTCTCGATAATTGTACTGCCAATGATGCCATGATTGATCTTTTGAAAGGACAATTTGAGCCTGACAGTTTTATTTTGAAGGGAAA TGTTGCTTATTGGTCTGGCACACCAAAAAGACATGAAAAATTTGAAGACACTGCTCGTCAACTTGGAGTACCATACACCAAAAAAATATCACTTGATTGTGTAACGAGGTGGAATTCAACTTTTCTGATGCTTAGCACAGCTTTATCGTACAAGACAGTATTTGAACGTGCAAGGCTGCGGGAGTTGCGTTTGAGCTGTGCCCCTTCGGAAATTGATTGGCAAAATGCTCAGCACTTGTGTGATAAGTTAGAGTTGTTTCATGaagtaacataa